A portion of the Zootoca vivipara chromosome 6, rZooViv1.1, whole genome shotgun sequence genome contains these proteins:
- the CBLN1 gene encoding cerebellin-1: MLALELLGLAWLAGVAMGQNETEPIILEGKCLVVCDSNPASDPTGTALGISVRSGSAKVAFSAIRSTNHEPSEMSNRTMIIYFDQVLVNIGLNFDSERSTFIAPRKGIYGFNFHVVKVYNRQTIQVSLMLNGWPVISAFAGDQDVTREAASNGVLIQMEKGDRAYLKLERGNLMGGWKYSTFSGFLVFPL, encoded by the exons ATGCTGGCGCTGGAGCTGCTGGGCTTGGCTTGGCTGGCCGGGGTGGCGATGGGGCAGAACGAGACGGAGCCCATCATCCTGGAGGGCAAGTGTCTGGTGGTGTGCGACTCCAACCCGGCCTCCGACCCGACGGGCACGGCGCTGGGCATCTCGGTGCGCTCGGGCAGCGCCAAGGTGGCCTTTTCGGCCATCCGCAGCACCAACCATGAGCCGTCGGAGATGAGCAACAGGACCATGATCATTTACTTCGACCAG GTACTAGTGAATATCGGACTGAACTTTGACTCTGAGCGGAGCACTTTCATCGCGCCCCGAAAGGGGATCTACGGCTTTAATTTTCACGTAGTCAAAGTGTACAACAGGCAAACCATCCAG GTGAGCCTGATGCTGAATGGTTGGCCAGTGATTTCCGCCTTTGCCGGGGACCAGGATGTCACCCGTGAAGCCGCCAGCAATGGGGTCCTGATCCAGATGGAGAAAGGAGACAGAGCCTATTTGAAACTGGAGAGAGGAAACTTAATGGGGGGTTGGAAATATTCAACCTTCTCTGGATTTCTAGTATTCCCTCTTTAA